The sequence AGATGTGAAGAGAAATTGAGGAGAGGCCAGATCACTGAGCTCGACCTAAGGATAATTAGAATTCTCAGCGAGCTTGAGAAGGAGTTCCCAATATTGCAAGATGTTTCTTTCGAAAGGGCTATCGAGTCTGGAGATGTCCTCGCAATTCTAGTCAACAAGCAGGATGTTGGCAAAATGTTAAGTTCAGGTGGGAAGATTATTCGCGCAATAGGCGAGAGGGTCGGCCGCAGGGTCAAAATTCTAGGCTATAGTGGAGACTCCAGACAGTTAATTGAGGATCTCTTCAGTCCAATATCGATCCTAGCTATAAACACAGTATGGTTGCCTGACGAGACTACGGAGACTAAAGTGATCCTTCATGGTAGGAAGCCAAAACATATGCCGGTTGACTTTGAACTTGCAAGAAAACTGGCTAAAGAGATAAGTGGCATGACTTTGAGAGTTGAGTTTGAGAGCATGTGAAAGACCCAATCATTCATGAATGAATACCTAATTTCAGATGTGTTTAGGCAACCATTTAAGTGTCTATGAATTGTTAATAGACTAATTCTGGTGAGAATATGAAGGGTAGAGACCTCATCACACTCCAAGACTATAGTAGGGATGAGATAATCAGCATCTTGGAGTTGGCCATGGAGTTTAAGAGTGGGAGAGCAGATGGACAACTTCCAAACAAGAGTCTGGCCATGATATTTCAAAAGCCATCGACCCGAACATCGCATCAACCTGAAGATTGATGCGATCGGAGAAGAGTATCTTTTGAAGTAGCCATGCGTCAACTCGGTGGGTATGCTCTATACCTCAACTGGACAGACCTCCAGCTCGGTAGGGGCGAGACGGTAGCAGACACCGCAAGAACCATAAGCAGGTATGTCGACGGTATAGTCGCCAGAGTAAATAAACACCATACGCTTATTGAGCTGGCAGAGTATGCTATAGTCCCAGTTATAAATGGCTTATCAGATCTGAACCATCCACTTCAAACTTTAGCAGACCTTATGACCATATTGGAGAAGAAGGGGAGATTCGAAGGCTTGAAACTGTGTTATGTAGGAGATGGAAACAACGTATGCAACTCACTCCTAATCGGATGCTCGAAAGTTGGCTTGGACATAGTTGTCTCATGCCCTGAAGGATATGAGCCAAACCCAGAATTCCTAGACAACGCAAGAAGAAACTGTAAGGCTTCGGGTTCAAACGTAAAGTTGGAGAGAAATCCAAGAGAGGCAGCCGCAGACGCGGACATAATATATACAGACGTTATAGTGAGTATGGGTCAGGAGTCTGATCGAGAAAGAAAACTTAAAACTTTCCTTCCGGAGTACCAGGTGAATCCAGAGATTATAGAAGCAGCCAAGGGCGACGTAATCTTCATGCACCCACTACCATGCAGAAGAGGAGAAGAAGTGACAAGCTCCGTGATAGATGGACTAGCATCAGTAGTCTGGGACCAAGCCGAGAACAGGCTCCACACAACGAAGGCCGTACTCTCCCTCATCCTATGAAATGAAAAAGAATGGAATGAGGATTTGCCAGCCATTATATTGGCGTCAAACAACGATCCTGCTGCATCGAATATTACTGAGAAGCTAATAACAAATTTCGGATTCACATTCGAGACAAATTATGAGGGAGATGATCTTTACAGGAAAGGCGACCTGAAACTCCTGAAGACGAACAGAGATATTCTCCATTTGAGAAGGCTTGATCCAAAGTTGAAGTTTGATACAGTGATCTGCGTATCTAGACATAGTAGTACGAGTGGAAAGCCAACACTGACAGCCCATACACCTGGCAATTTATGTTCAGAAGCTCCTATGGGTGGAGAGGCAAGAAGAATCGCCTTAGCAGACCCTTACAGGTTGAGGTCGGCGATAATCAGCTTAATTGAGGCAGCGGAGCAACTTGACCTCAAAGATTATTCAGTCTCCCTTGAGGCTACACACCATGGACCGACAGAACTTACCGTGCCAGTGCTTTTCATTGAGATAGGCAGTACCCCCAAACACTGGTTGGATATGAAGGCTGGGGAAGCCGCAGCCTCAGCTACTTTGAGAGCCGCCATGGAAAGTTCTATTGGAAAATCAGCAGTCGGCTTCGGCGGTGGACATTACGCTCCGAAACACACAAGGTATGTAGTTGAAGAAGGATTCGCTGTTGGCCACATAATACCCGAACATTTCTTTGAAGAGTATGAGCCCAACATAGTCGACTCAGCGTTCAGAAAGACTATTGGCGGATGCAGGACAGCCCTAGTAGACTGGAAAGGTCTCAAATCGGAGCATAGAAGAATACTCCTCTCAAGACTTGGACTGATAGGTGTAGAGATCATAAAATCATAGAGGCCGAAAGAGCCCATGCATGTAAAATGTTTAAGCGAAAAACTATTGAAAGGTTTATTTGCCCCCCATTATCTCCTATCCTCAACTCAGATAGTGACAGATTGATAAGAAAATTGTTGAGGTCTGGCATTTGGATATTGAAAGATTCATAGAGTCTACCAAGAGGCTGATCCGTGCATCCTCCAAACCGACAAGGGAAGAGTTCTGGCTTATGCTACGTATCTCCATACTTGGGATAGGACTCATCGGCGGAATAGGATTCATGGTCAGGATCCTATTTCTCTTCCTAGGCACAGGAACCACGTAATAGTTCTGTGGAAGTTGAGCCTATGATCTTCGCGATTAGAACGACGAGTGGCCAAGAAAGAGCGGTTGCTGAAGTCCTAACATCGAAAGCAGCCTTGAAGAAGCTGCCGATATTCTCAGTCATGTTTACTGAAGCCATTAAGGGATACGTATTCGTCGAGGCTCCAGGCCCCCATACAGTAGACGAAGCCATGGCGGGGATAAAACATGCCAGAACAAAGACTAAGGGAGCTATCCAACTATCTTCAATTGAACGTTTCATAAAGGTCAGACCCACTATAGATGAGTTGAGTGACTCCGACATGGTCGAGGTCATCGCAGGGCCTTTCAGAGGCCTCAAGGCTAGGATCACACATATGGACAAGGTGAAGGGGGAGGTGACTATAGAGCTTCTCGAGGAGGGATTCGCCACCTTACCAATAACGGTACATGCAGACTACCTGAGAAGAATATCAAAGGGCACAGGTGAAGAGGTTGGGAGAAAAGAAAACGGTTGAAGCATTGATTAATGGGGGAGAGGCGACGGCTGGACCTCCTTTAGGCCCATCTTTGGGGCCTTTAGGGGTAAACGTCTTACAGATAGTCAACGCTATCAACGAATTGACGAAAGCATATGCTGGAATGAAAGTTCCAGTGAAGGTGATTGTAGACGTCGATACGAAATCATTTGAAGTTGAAATAGGAACGCCGTCAACATCAGCCTTAATAATCAGGGAGCTAGGGGTTGAGAAAGGATCTGGAAACCCTAAGGCTGAGAAAATAGGCAACCTACCGATCGAAAAAGCTCTAAAAATAGCTCAAATGAAGATGAAGGATACATACTCAAAAGATGTTAAGGCAGCATTAAAGGAGATCCTAGGAACGTTCGTCAGCATGGGGGTAACAGTTGAGAATAAGGATCCTAGGGAGATACAGAAGGATATAGACCGTGGAATATATGAGGAACTATTCAAAGGTGAATCTTAAAAGTCAAAACTGAAGTACTCGAAACGTTCATTAAAGCCTTTTCATGGATGTAATTGCGCCATACCCTAGGTCCAGAGGTGCGTCCCTTGCCAATCTCAAATGAGAGTGTTAGAAAAGCCTTGAGTGAGATCAGGAGTCAGGAGAGACGCGGATTTAACGAGTCTGTGGAACTCATAATAAAACTAAGGGACATAGATCTAAAAAAACCTGAGAACAGACTCAATGAGGTAGTAGTACTACCCCATAAACTAGGCAAACCTGTAAAGATTTGTGTAATAGCAACCGGAGACCTAGCCCTGAAATCTAAAGAAGCAAACGCGGATCTGGTCATAGGTAGAGAGCAGCTGGAAGATTTTGCTAAAGATAAGAGGTTGGCTAGAAAGTTGCAGAGGGGGTACGATTTCTTCATTTCAGAGGCGCCCCTCATGCCCCTTGTTGGCAGGACGATAGGACCTATCCTTGGGCCTAGGGGGAAGATGCCTACACCAATCCAGATCAATACACCAATACAAGAGGTTATAGATCAAGCTAGGAGGACCGTAAGGATAAGGGTTAGGGAACAGCCTGTCATACAGTGCAGAGTAGGAACCTGCGAGTCATCCGACGAAGAGTTAACGGAGAATATTCAAGCAGTCATCACAAGAGTAGAGGGAAGACTAGAACGAGGCTCAAGAAACATCTCCGGAATCATGATAAAGAAATCTATGGGACCTCCAATATCCATACCGTTGCAGTGATGTGGAATGTCTGTTAGAAAGATATCTCTGAAGAAGGAGTTGGCTATGGAGAGGGTGAAGAAAGCCCTCATAAAGCATAAGGTAATAGCTGCAGCGGACCTGACAAAAGTCAGGTCAACTCAGATCCAAGAGGTTCGAAAGATGCTCAGGGGAAGAGCCGAGATACTGGTGGCAAAGAACACCATCTTCAGAATGGCATGTAAAGAACTTGAAGGTGAAAGGAAGAATATATTAAAATATGCTGAATCACTCAACGGACCATTCGCACTCATCCTCACAGGTATGAATCCGTTCGAGCTAATTCTATTTCTAAACAAGAATAAGGTCAAGGTTCCAGCCAAAGGTGGAGACATAGCAACAGGCGACATAATAGTCCCAGCCGGAAACACAGGCCTGCCACCTGGACCCATAATCAGCGAGTTTGGAGAAGTCAAGATACCTACCAGGATAGAGTCTGGAAGCATATGGGTAACGAAAGATACAGTAGTGGCAAGGAAGGGAGACATAATATCTGCAAAACTCGCATCCGTCCTGACGAGACTAGGTATGAAACCTATGGAGACCGGACTCTCTCTAATAGCCGCATATGATGGTGAGATTATTCTTGACAGAGAGATGTTGAAGCTAGACCTTGAAGAATATAGGGAAAACATCGTTGAGGCCACTTTTAAAGCATTAAACGTGGCATGTGAAGCAGGATACCTTACGAGTGTGACCGCCCTACCTATCTTCAGGAAGGCGTTGAATCAAGCCTCAGCCCTTGCTTTGGCTGCTGAATACATCACACCGGAGACCATAAACCCGTTATTGAGAGCCGCATATTTGAGCATGATGACTCTAAACAACATAATAGCCATGAAGAATCCTGAGGCAGCTTAGGTTAGGGCAACCCTCAAATCAAAAAGAAACGCTTAAGAGTCAAGGATCATAGCACGTGTAGGAACCTCAAGCAAATGGAGGAGACAGGGTTGAAGTATATATATGCAGCATTGCTGTTACATTCAGCCTCGAAACCCGTGGATGAAAAGAATCTGAGGAAGGTGTTGACAGCCATTGAGGAGGAGATCGATGAAGCCAGATTGAAGGCACTGACAGCAGCCTTATCAGAAATAAACATAGATGAGGTTCTCAAGCAGGCCTCAACTCTCACATATGCACCTACACCTCCCCCGACGAAAGTTGCGGCGCCAGCTGAAGCGAAGGTCGAGGAGAAAAAGGAAGAGAAAAAGGAAGAGGAAGCCCTAGCAGGTTTAGGCGCCCTATTCGGATGAGAATGGCTGGCAATTCTATCCAATTCCTCTAATCTTCAAATAATGCTCGAGGCCACCTAGATTGAAGAGTCTCGAGGAAGAATTTGAAATACGATTCTTTAAAGAGAATGGTTTCAAAAGGAAGAGGTGTGAAAAATGCGGGGGCCATTACTGGACCCAAAACCAAGACAGTAGAAATTGCGGTGACACACCATGCCAAGAATATACATTTATAAATAATCCACCGACCAAAAGGAGATTCACCCTAAACCAATTCAGAGAGACATTCCTAAAATATTTTGAGAGTGAAGGTCACACAATAATAAACCCATATCCTGTGATAGCAAGGTGGAGGGATGACGTCTATTTAGTAGGCGCATCCATATATAATTTCCAACCATACGTCACAGAGGGAAGTATACCTCCACCGGCAAACCCCCTAGTCATAAGCCAACCATGCATAAGATTCACAGACATCGATAAGGTAGGTCAGACCTTAGGAAGACACATGGTAATCTTCGAGATGGGTGGAGCACATGCGTTCAACTATGAAAGTAAAGAGGTGTACTGGAAAGATGAGACCATCAGACTCCACCACAACCTCTTAACAGAAGAGTTGGGTGTAAATTCTGAAGACGTAAATTATAAGGAGGACTTTTGGTCTGGAGGCGGAAACGCAGGTCCAGACGTTGAGGCGTGCATATCAGGCCTCGAGATCTCAACCCTCGTATTCATGATGTACAAATACATAGGCGACAAATTGGTCAGAACCCCAATAAGGACAGTAGACACAGGCTACGGTATGGAAAGGTGGACATGGCTGTCGCAAGGAACACCGTCCGGATTTCACGCAGCATATGGACCATTACTCGAAGAAGTATCAAGAATGGTTGGGGTGAAGATAGATGATAGAATAATAGCTGAGAACAGCAGAGTCTCATCCATAATCCCCGCACAATCAAGGGAGAATTATCTCAAGTCGAGATCGAAGGTTGCAGAGAACCTTGGAGTGACGACGAGGGAAGTTACAGAAACGATGGAGAAATTCCAAAATTTATGCATGGCCCTAGACCATACCAAGGCATTATGCTTTATTCTCTCAGAAGGCATAGTACCCTCGAACATGGAAGTAGGATACTTAGCAAGGCTCCTCATCAGGAGAGCATACAGATCATTGAAAATGCTTGGTGCTGAAAACTTCTTCATAGATCTAGTTGAGAGACAGATAGAATACTGGTCTAATATCTTCTCAAACATCAAGGCTATGGAGGAAGAGATTCTTGAAGAGCTCAAGATAGAGCTTGAAAAATACAGGGTGACAGTGAATAGGGGAGCTGAACTTGTAAGAAAGATCTCTAGGGAAGCGAAGAGGGAGGGTCTAGGAGAGATCCCTCAAGAAACGTTGATTAGACTGTACGATTCACATGGCCTAGTCCCAGAGATTGTCAAGGAATTTGCAGAAGCCGAATCGGTGAAAGTTAAGATTCCAGAAAACTTCTTTGAAATGGTTTCTCAGAGACACCTCCGAACGAAACCTGCAGGAGAGACCGTTGAGGAAAGCATCATAGAAAAGATTTCAACCCGTCACAAGACTCTCAAATTATACTATCAAGATCCATATATGAAGGAGTTTGAAGCAAAAGTAGTCGATGTAATCGAAGGAAAATATGTGATACTGGACCAGACCCTATTCTACAGTGCAGGGGGAGGCCAACTATCAGATACTGGAGAGATCATGTTTGAAGGGGATAAGTCGAAGATTATAGACGTTAGATCTGTAGGTGATGCTGTCCTACACACAGTTGAAGGGAGCATGCCAAGAGTAGGCTCAAAAGTCAAGGGAATCATAGACTGGGATAGACGCATCAGCCTCATGAGACACCACACCTCAACCCACATTTTGATAGGGGCTGTAAGGAGGGTATTGGGAGAACATGCTTGGCAGGCAGGTGCGGCTAAGGATGTTAAGACCAGCCGCCTAGACATATCACATTATATGCACATCACTCCTGAAGAGGTTTATGAAATCGAAAAGTTGGCGTCAGAAGTTATCACGAAAAACATTCCAGTAGAGACATTTTGGATGCCAAGGGATGAGGCCGAAAGGAGGTATGGGTATAGAATCTATCAAGGAGGGGCTGTACCTGGGACAGTGATACGAATAGTCAAGATAGGAGATTGGGATATCGAGGCCTGCGGTGGAACACATGTAAAATCTACTGGTGAGGTTGGAATAATCAAGATACTTCGCACAGAAAGAATTCAGGATGGGGTCGAGCGATTGACGTTCACGGCGGGACCCAATGTTCTAGAGGAATTCAGGAAGATGGAGAGGCAGACAAGTCAACTATCCAAGATCCTGAGCAGTCCAATCGAGAACTTGACTGAAGCCGCCATAAAACTTGTTGAAGATCTGAAAAAAATGGAGAAGAGGGTAGAACATCTACGTGAGAACCTAACAACGATCGAGGCTGAGAACCTACTGGGCAATGCAAAGAAGATCAATAGTTTAAAGCTCGTCACCTCAAAAATAGATGATGGTGAGGATGAAGAGATTATAATGCTTGGAAGCAAGATAACGAAGACCGACCCGAAATCTGTAGCAGTAATACTTCTGGTCAAGGACACGGTCAAGATATACGTATTCGCCGGAAAGGAAGCTATTAAGCATAAGGTAGACGCTGGGAAGGTGGCTGGAGAACTGGCAACAATAGTTGGAGGCGGAGGAGGAGGAAGAGACTACTTCGGCCAAGGTGGAGGAACAGAGATTCATAAAGTCGAAAAGATCCTTGATGCAATACCAAAAGTAGTTAAAAAACAGATGAATAGAAAATGAGTATAGGAAGAGTGGACTGGAAGGCCATCGAAGAGAAATGGCAAAAGAGGTGGAACGAATCAAAAATATTTGAGGTAGACCCAGATCCTAAAAGGGAGAAGACCTTTGTAACATTTCCATTCGCCTACATGAACGGGCCATTGCATGTAGGTCACGGCTTCACAGCCGTAAAGGTAGACGCCTACGCAAGATATATGAGGATGAGGCAACGGAGCGTCCTATTCCCATGGGCTTGGCACTGGACAGGCGAGACCATAGCAGGCGCCTCGGAGAGGGTTAAGAGAAGAGACCCCGCAATAATAAAGGAGTTCAAGGAATTAGATGGGGTCTCAGATGAGGACCTTGAGAGATTCGTAGATCCAGCGTATATAGCAAGATACTACACTGAACAGAATAGGGAGACAGTAAAGAGGATAGGCTTCTCAATAGACTGGAGAAGAGAATTTCACACAACCTCTCTGGAACCTAATTTCAGCAGATTCATCGAATGGCAATACAGGAGACTTAGGGAAGGAGGCTATGTCTTCAAAGGAACCCACCCAGTAGTCTGGTGTCCAAACTGTGAGAGCCCAACAGGAGACCATGATAGGCTTGAAGGCGAAGGAGCGTCACCGGAAGAATATATACTAATAAAATTCCGTATGGGAGAATCTTACATTCCAGCAGCAACCTTCAGACCAGAAACAATATTTGGAGTGACAAACCTATGGATCAATCCCGAAGCCGAATATGTCCACGCCAAGGTAGATGAGGAAGCGTGGATAGTGAGCGTTGAAGCCGCAGAGAAACTCAAAGACCAGCTCAGAAGGGTGGAGGTCAATCAGAGGCTACTGGGCAGAGAACTTGTTGGAGCTACATGCATAGATCCGGTGACTGGTAAGCCCCTAATAATCTTACCAGCATGGTTCGTTGATCCAAAAAGCGGAAGTGGGGTAGTCTACAGTGTCCCAGCACATGCACCCTTAGACTGGGTGGCCCTGAGAGATCTCAAGGCCAAGCCTGAACTCGTCGAGAGGTATGGAGTGGAAAAGTCTAAGATTGAAAAGATAGAGCCCATAGGAATCATACATCTCGAAGATCATGGTGAATATCCGGCAGTTGAGATCGTTGAAGAGTTGAAAGTGAAGGATCAATGGGACCCAAAATGTGAAGATGCAACCAAAATAATATACAGGAAAGAGTATCACACAGGCATCCTCAAGAATAATTGCCTCCAATACTCAGGGATGAGGGTTCAGGAGGTTAAGGATAGAATAGTCAGAGACTTCAAGGAGGTGAAAATCGCCGATTCAATGTTCGACTTAACCCAGAAGGTGGTATGTCGATGTACAACTCTCTGCAAGGTGAAGATACTGCAAGACCAATGGTTCCTCCGCTACTCAGACCAGCAGTGGAAGCAGAGGACCAAACTGCTCCTTTCAAGGGCCAAAGTCTACCCTGAATCTGCAAGGCAATGGTTCCTCGACGTCATAGACTGGTACAGGGACTGGCCATGCGCTAGAAAGACAGGCTTGGGGACACCGATCCCATGGAGTCCAGAATGGATCATTGAGACACTGAGCGACTCAACAGTCTACATGGCCTTCTACACAATAAACAAGGAAATACGTAGACATAACTTAACTCCCAAGCAATTGACAGATGAGGTCTTCGACTACATATTTCTAGGTGAGGGAAGACTGGAGGAAGTTGCTTCAAGAGCAGGAATAGAAAAAGAAGTCTTAGAAAGCATGAGGCTGGAGTTTCTATACTGGTACCCAGTTGACCTCAGAGTGTCAGCGAAAGAACTGCTGCCCAACCACCTTACATTCTACCTATTCCATCACGCCGCCATCTTCAGAGAGGAACATTGGCCAAGGGCGATCGGAGTGAACGGAATGCTCATGATAGAAGGAGAGAAGATGTCAAAGTCAAAGGGAAACATAGTTTCTCTTAGGAGGGCTATTGAAGAACATAGCGCCGACATAGTAAGGGTCACGTTACTGATGGGTGGAGACGGCATGGATGACCCTGACTGGAGGAACGAGAATCTTAAGGACATAACCAATAGACTCGAATCATTCATGAACACTGCAAAAAATATCATAGGGATGAGTGAGGGGGGGTCCTTTGGCCATCTCGAAGAATGGTTGACGAGTAGAATCCATGACAGGGTTGTGAAGGTTACAGAGCATCTTGAGAATCTAAAGACTAGGGCGGCGGCTGAGAATATCATATATGAGATTCAAAACGATTTGAGATGGTATCTGAGGAGACGGGGGACGCCAAACAGCAAAGTCTTGAGGAGACTCCTCGAGACTTGGGTGAGACTTATGGCCCCATTCGCACCACACATCTCGGAGGAAGTGTGGGAGCTTCTTGGAAATGAAGGCTTCGTCTCAACAGAACAATGGCCTAGACCAGAAGAGTTTGAGAAGAGTTTGAGAGCTGAACTCATTGAGGAGAGTGTTCAGAATATGATTGAAGACATAAAGAACATATTGAGGGCCACTGGAAAGACGCCAAGACGCATCATCCTATATACAGCACCAAGATGGAAATGGAGGGCTATACTCAGAATTCTGGAGAGCAGGGTGAAAGGTTCCACTCAAGAAGGAGTTATGAAAGATCTCGCCTTAGACCCCGAGATCAAGGACGTCATCTCGGAGGCTAAAAAGTTCGTTCAGACATTTACGAAGGAAGCTACACAGGTAACCTCTGAATATGCGGAAAAAATCCTGGAAGCCGGCATAATTGACGAGTATTCCACCCTCAAGGAAGCGATCCCATTCCTATCAAAGGAGTTTAAGGCTGAAGTTGAGGTTTACAGGTCAGACGACCACTCAAAATACGATCCTGCTGGAAGGGCGTATCATGCGAGACCGTATAGACCGGCGGTCTACATAGAATAGTAAGATAGTGAAAACTCAGTTTATCATTGTACAGGTTCGAGCCAATCCTTATACTTCGAATCCTCACCCCTCACAACCTGGAAAAACTTGTCCTGAAGCATCTTCGTAATAGGCCCTATGGTCCCTGAGCCTATAACTCGCCCGTCCACCTCTCTTATAGGGGTAACCTCAGCAGCTGTGCCCGTGAAGAAAGCTTCATCAGCAACAAACAGCTCGTCACGAATAATCTCTCTCTCAATGATAGGAATCGAGAATTCCTTAGCAAACTCCTTTACTGAATCCATAGTGTAACCGTATAGCGCACATGAAGTGACTGGAGGAGTGACTAATACGCCGTTCTTGACGATGAATATGTTCTCCCCAGGCCCCTCAGCAACATAGCCATTCATGTTTAGAAGAATGGCCTCATCGTAACCACAGTTTATGGCCTCCAGTTTTGCAAGTGCAGAGTTCAAATAGTTAGCTGTGGACTTGGCGAGGGGGGGAAGGCTACGAGTATCCACACGTATCCAAGACGATATCTTACATCTAACACCTTTCTTGAGACCTTCTTCACCGAGATATGCCCCCCAAGGCCAAACGGCTATAGCCACATTCACAGGGTTCCTCGTAGGATTCAAACCCATCTCGCCGTAACCATAGTAGGCTATGGGCCTGATATAACATTCATGAATCTTATTCACCTTAACAGTGTCTTTGACAGCTTGGATGAGCTCATCGATCGAGTAAGGAATCTTCATCATTTGCATCTTCGCACTATCATACAGG is a genomic window of Candidatus Bathyarchaeota archaeon containing:
- the leuS gene encoding leucine--tRNA ligase, translated to MSIGRVDWKAIEEKWQKRWNESKIFEVDPDPKREKTFVTFPFAYMNGPLHVGHGFTAVKVDAYARYMRMRQRSVLFPWAWHWTGETIAGASERVKRRDPAIIKEFKELDGVSDEDLERFVDPAYIARYYTEQNRETVKRIGFSIDWRREFHTTSLEPNFSRFIEWQYRRLREGGYVFKGTHPVVWCPNCESPTGDHDRLEGEGASPEEYILIKFRMGESYIPAATFRPETIFGVTNLWINPEAEYVHAKVDEEAWIVSVEAAEKLKDQLRRVEVNQRLLGRELVGATCIDPVTGKPLIILPAWFVDPKSGSGVVYSVPAHAPLDWVALRDLKAKPELVERYGVEKSKIEKIEPIGIIHLEDHGEYPAVEIVEELKVKDQWDPKCEDATKIIYRKEYHTGILKNNCLQYSGMRVQEVKDRIVRDFKEVKIADSMFDLTQKVVCRCTTLCKVKILQDQWFLRYSDQQWKQRTKLLLSRAKVYPESARQWFLDVIDWYRDWPCARKTGLGTPIPWSPEWIIETLSDSTVYMAFYTINKEIRRHNLTPKQLTDEVFDYIFLGEGRLEEVASRAGIEKEVLESMRLEFLYWYPVDLRVSAKELLPNHLTFYLFHHAAIFREEHWPRAIGVNGMLMIEGEKMSKSKGNIVSLRRAIEEHSADIVRVTLLMGGDGMDDPDWRNENLKDITNRLESFMNTAKNIIGMSEGGSFGHLEEWLTSRIHDRVVKVTEHLENLKTRAAAENIIYEIQNDLRWYLRRRGTPNSKVLRRLLETWVRLMAPFAPHISEEVWELLGNEGFVSTEQWPRPEEFEKSLRAELIEESVQNMIEDIKNILRATGKTPRRIILYTAPRWKWRAILRILESRVKGSTQEGVMKDLALDPEIKDVISEAKKFVQTFTKEATQVTSEYAEKILEAGIIDEYSTLKEAIPFLSKEFKAEVEVYRSDDHSKYDPAGRAYHARPYRPAVYIE
- a CDS encoding transcription elongation factor Spt5, which translates into the protein MIFAIRTTSGQERAVAEVLTSKAALKKLPIFSVMFTEAIKGYVFVEAPGPHTVDEAMAGIKHARTKTKGAIQLSSIERFIKVRPTIDELSDSDMVEVIAGPFRGLKARITHMDKVKGEVTIELLEEGFATLPITVHADYLRRISKGTGEEVGRKENG
- a CDS encoding 50S ribosomal protein L11, with amino-acid sequence MGEKKTVEALINGGEATAGPPLGPSLGPLGVNVLQIVNAINELTKAYAGMKVPVKVIVDVDTKSFEVEIGTPSTSALIIRELGVEKGSGNPKAEKIGNLPIEKALKIAQMKMKDTYSKDVKAALKEILGTFVSMGVTVENKDPREIQKDIDRGIYEELFKGES
- the alaS gene encoding alanine--tRNA ligase is translated as MKSLEEEFEIRFFKENGFKRKRCEKCGGHYWTQNQDSRNCGDTPCQEYTFINNPPTKRRFTLNQFRETFLKYFESEGHTIINPYPVIARWRDDVYLVGASIYNFQPYVTEGSIPPPANPLVISQPCIRFTDIDKVGQTLGRHMVIFEMGGAHAFNYESKEVYWKDETIRLHHNLLTEELGVNSEDVNYKEDFWSGGGNAGPDVEACISGLEISTLVFMMYKYIGDKLVRTPIRTVDTGYGMERWTWLSQGTPSGFHAAYGPLLEEVSRMVGVKIDDRIIAENSRVSSIIPAQSRENYLKSRSKVAENLGVTTREVTETMEKFQNLCMALDHTKALCFILSEGIVPSNMEVGYLARLLIRRAYRSLKMLGAENFFIDLVERQIEYWSNIFSNIKAMEEEILEELKIELEKYRVTVNRGAELVRKISREAKREGLGEIPQETLIRLYDSHGLVPEIVKEFAEAESVKVKIPENFFEMVSQRHLRTKPAGETVEESIIEKISTRHKTLKLYYQDPYMKEFEAKVVDVIEGKYVILDQTLFYSAGGGQLSDTGEIMFEGDKSKIIDVRSVGDAVLHTVEGSMPRVGSKVKGIIDWDRRISLMRHHTSTHILIGAVRRVLGEHAWQAGAAKDVKTSRLDISHYMHITPEEVYEIEKLASEVITKNIPVETFWMPRDEAERRYGYRIYQGGAVPGTVIRIVKIGDWDIEACGGTHVKSTGEVGIIKILRTERIQDGVERLTFTAGPNVLEEFRKMERQTSQLSKILSSPIENLTEAAIKLVEDLKKMEKRVEHLRENLTTIEAENLLGNAKKINSLKLVTSKIDDGEDEEIIMLGSKITKTDPKSVAVILLVKDTVKIYVFAGKEAIKHKVDAGKVAGELATIVGGGGGGRDYFGQGGGTEIHKVEKILDAIPKVVKKQMNRK
- a CDS encoding branched-chain amino acid transaminase; protein product: MEWLGLDKTEKIWMDGRFVDWDDAKIHVLTHSLHYATAVFEGIRCYETVKGPAIFRLRDHMRRLYDSAKMQMMKIPYSIDELIQAVKDTVKVNKIHECYIRPIAYYGYGEMGLNPTRNPVNVAIAVWPWGAYLGEEGLKKGVRCKISSWIRVDTRSLPPLAKSTANYLNSALAKLEAINCGYDEAILLNMNGYVAEGPGENIFIVKNGVLVTPPVTSCALYGYTMDSVKEFAKEFSIPIIEREIIRDELFVADEAFFTGTAAEVTPIREVDGRVIGSGTIGPITKMLQDKFFQVVRGEDSKYKDWLEPVQ
- a CDS encoding 50S ribosomal protein L1 — protein: MPISNESVRKALSEIRSQERRGFNESVELIIKLRDIDLKKPENRLNEVVVLPHKLGKPVKICVIATGDLALKSKEANADLVIGREQLEDFAKDKRLARKLQRGYDFFISEAPLMPLVGRTIGPILGPRGKMPTPIQINTPIQEVIDQARRTVRIRVREQPVIQCRVGTCESSDEELTENIQAVITRVEGRLERGSRNISGIMIKKSMGPPISIPLQ
- a CDS encoding protein translocase SEC61 complex subunit gamma, encoding MDIERFIESTKRLIRASSKPTREEFWLMLRISILGIGLIGGIGFMVRILFLFLGTGTT
- a CDS encoding 50S ribosomal protein L10; amino-acid sequence: MSVRKISLKKELAMERVKKALIKHKVIAAADLTKVRSTQIQEVRKMLRGRAEILVAKNTIFRMACKELEGERKNILKYAESLNGPFALILTGMNPFELILFLNKNKVKVPAKGGDIATGDIIVPAGNTGLPPGPIISEFGEVKIPTRIESGSIWVTKDTVVARKGDIISAKLASVLTRLGMKPMETGLSLIAAYDGEIILDREMLKLDLEEYRENIVEATFKALNVACEAGYLTSVTALPIFRKALNQASALALAAEYITPETINPLLRAAYLSMMTLNNIIAMKNPEAA
- the rpl12p gene encoding 50S ribosomal protein P1, with the translated sequence MKYIYAALLLHSASKPVDEKNLRKVLTAIEEEIDEARLKALTAALSEINIDEVLKQASTLTYAPTPPPTKVAAPAEAKVEEKKEEKKEEEALAGLGALFG